One part of the Marinobacterium rhizophilum genome encodes these proteins:
- a CDS encoding polysaccharide deacetylase family protein: protein MTCWQALLQELAQWDAPATFWWRDDDAVAPSAALDQLIDITRRHTIDLSLAVIPALCTEALARRLAAEPRVWVLQHGYDHSPYAGPGERKRELGGPRPRAQILQQLKVGRQRLQQLFGRQALDILVPPWNRIDADLLPLLPALGYERLSVLGPRETEPAGVPQLNVHIDIIDWRARRFAGTDPIIEGIIANLQARRRGQVDASEPCGLMTHHLDHDAACWAFLDQLSDTLAASGKVRWIDGPGLLHS, encoded by the coding sequence ATGACCTGCTGGCAAGCACTGCTCCAGGAACTGGCCCAGTGGGATGCGCCCGCGACCTTCTGGTGGCGCGACGACGATGCCGTCGCCCCCAGCGCCGCGCTCGATCAGCTCATCGACATCACCCGGCGCCACACCATCGACCTGAGCCTTGCCGTGATTCCCGCCCTTTGCACCGAGGCCCTGGCCCGGCGCCTGGCCGCGGAGCCCCGCGTCTGGGTGCTGCAGCACGGCTATGATCACAGCCCCTACGCCGGACCCGGTGAGCGCAAGCGCGAACTGGGCGGCCCACGGCCGCGAGCGCAGATCCTGCAGCAACTCAAAGTCGGACGGCAGCGACTGCAGCAGCTGTTTGGCCGACAAGCGCTGGACATACTGGTGCCGCCCTGGAACCGTATCGATGCTGACCTGCTGCCCCTGCTGCCGGCGCTTGGCTATGAACGCCTGTCCGTACTTGGGCCGCGAGAAACGGAACCTGCGGGAGTGCCACAGCTCAATGTACATATCGACATCATCGACTGGCGCGCACGCCGCTTTGCCGGTACCGACCCGATTATCGAGGGCATTATCGCCAACCTGCAGGCCCGCAGGCGGGGCCAGGTGGATGCCAGCGAGCCCTGCGGGCTGATGACCCATCACCTGGATCACGACGCCGCCTGCTGGGCTTTTCTCGACCAGCTGAGCGACACCCTGGCAGCCTCCGGGAAAGTGCGCTGGATCGACGGTCCCGGACTGCTGCACAGCTGA
- a CDS encoding glycosyltransferase, translated as MSRQITLVLKGYPRLSETFIAQEIRALELRGLNITLASLRHPTDKSTHPIHDEIQAPVLYLPEYLHQEPLRLLKGWWKARRMPGYRRCLQHWWQDLKRDCSRNRLRRLGQALVLAAELPPGTEQLYAHFLHTPASVTRYCALLTGLPWSASAHAKDIWTSDAWELREKLAELAWLATCTGANHSYLQGLAADPSRVHLVYHGLDLRRFSAPPSVPQLRDAQQAQDPVRLISVGRAVAKKGYDDLLNALAALPADCAWQLTHIGGGPLLKSLKQQAQALGIDARIQWLGALPQQQVLESYRASDLFVLASKIVDDGDRDGLPNVLMEAQSQGLCCLSTTISGIPELIEHGSTGWLVGPGEPAALTDALQQLLHDPALRTRLGQAGQQRVQQVFDVERGIDQLAELFDLPATTERPAVANPQPCHCDH; from the coding sequence TTGAGCCGCCAGATCACCCTCGTGCTGAAAGGCTACCCACGCCTGTCGGAAACCTTTATTGCTCAGGAAATACGCGCCCTGGAGCTGCGAGGCCTGAACATCACCCTGGCCTCCCTGCGCCACCCCACCGACAAGAGCACCCACCCGATACACGACGAGATACAGGCGCCGGTACTGTACCTGCCCGAGTACCTGCACCAGGAACCGCTGCGGCTCCTCAAGGGCTGGTGGAAGGCCCGCCGCATGCCGGGCTATCGCCGTTGCCTGCAGCACTGGTGGCAGGACCTGAAGCGCGACTGCAGCCGCAACCGCCTGCGGCGCCTGGGCCAGGCGCTGGTTCTGGCCGCCGAACTGCCTCCCGGTACCGAGCAGCTCTACGCCCACTTCCTGCACACGCCCGCATCGGTGACGCGCTATTGCGCCCTGCTCACCGGGCTGCCCTGGAGCGCTTCGGCCCACGCCAAGGACATCTGGACCAGCGACGCCTGGGAGCTGCGCGAAAAGCTGGCGGAGCTTGCCTGGCTGGCCACCTGCACCGGCGCCAACCACAGCTACCTGCAAGGGCTGGCCGCCGACCCCTCACGCGTACACCTGGTGTACCACGGGCTGGACCTGCGGCGCTTTTCGGCTCCGCCCAGCGTGCCACAGTTGCGAGACGCCCAGCAGGCGCAGGACCCGGTACGGCTGATCTCGGTCGGCCGCGCGGTAGCCAAGAAAGGCTACGACGACCTGCTGAATGCACTCGCTGCACTGCCCGCCGACTGCGCCTGGCAGCTCACCCATATTGGCGGCGGCCCACTGTTGAAAAGCCTGAAACAGCAGGCCCAGGCGCTGGGCATCGATGCGCGCATCCAGTGGCTCGGTGCCCTGCCCCAGCAACAGGTACTGGAAAGCTACCGCGCCTCGGACCTGTTCGTCCTGGCCAGCAAGATCGTCGATGATGGCGACCGCGATGGCCTGCCCAATGTCCTGATGGAAGCCCAGAGCCAGGGGCTGTGCTGCCTGAGCACCACCATCTCCGGCATTCCCGAGCTGATCGAGCATGGCAGCACCGGCTGGCTCGTCGGCCCCGGCGAGCCCGCCGCGCTGACTGACGCCCTGCAGCAGCTGCTGCACGATCCTGCGCTGCGCACCCGTCTGGGCCAGGCCGGGCAGCAACGCGTGCAGCAGGTGTTCGATGTCGAGCGCGGCATCGATCAGCTGGCTGAATTGTTCGACCTGCCGGCGACAACCGAGCGCCCTGCGGTTGCGAACCCCCAGCCCTGCCACTGCGATCACTGA
- a CDS encoding glycosyltransferase family protein yields the protein MSRLRSTPARVLFYVQHLLGVGHLRRAALLCEALVEAGLDVHMILGGEPVPSIRFAGAQCHYLNALRVQDADFATLVDTAGNPLDDNMRHQRRDQLLALAAQIQPDAIITELFPFGRRQMRFELRPLLDWARRQPKPPRLICSLRDIVQQRSPERERETLGLIDKHYHRIWAHGDARFAPLDASYQLTPELGERLHYTGYIAPRAPAPRPRQGVIVSAGGGAVGLRLLQAAICAHRDGLLPGRPWTLIAGPNLPQGDFERLQQSLHAPELQLMRFCDDFVSRLAGAELSISQAGYNTVMDLLVSQVPAVVVPYIGSGETEQISRARHLAEAGRVSIADEADLCADSLRHAAHQALSRTDHAHSNPAPLRLDGAQNAAADLLRLLSGQAA from the coding sequence ATGAGCAGACTCCGCTCAACACCTGCGCGGGTACTGTTTTATGTGCAGCACCTGCTCGGCGTGGGCCATCTGCGCCGCGCCGCACTGCTGTGTGAGGCGCTGGTTGAAGCCGGACTGGATGTCCACATGATCCTGGGCGGGGAGCCAGTGCCCTCGATCCGCTTTGCGGGGGCCCAGTGCCACTACCTGAACGCCCTGCGGGTACAGGATGCCGACTTCGCCACCCTGGTAGACACCGCCGGCAACCCGCTTGATGACAACATGCGCCATCAGCGCCGTGACCAGCTGCTGGCGCTTGCGGCCCAGATCCAGCCCGATGCCATCATCACCGAGCTGTTTCCCTTTGGCCGGCGCCAGATGCGCTTTGAACTGCGCCCGCTGCTGGACTGGGCACGGCGGCAGCCCAAGCCCCCGCGGCTGATCTGCTCGCTGCGCGACATCGTGCAACAGCGCAGCCCGGAGCGGGAGCGCGAAACCCTGGGACTGATCGACAAGCACTACCACCGCATCTGGGCCCACGGCGATGCCCGCTTCGCTCCCCTGGATGCCAGCTATCAATTGACGCCCGAGCTGGGCGAGCGGTTGCACTATACCGGCTACATCGCCCCCCGGGCTCCCGCGCCGCGGCCACGCCAGGGCGTTATTGTTTCGGCCGGCGGCGGTGCCGTCGGTCTGCGCCTGCTGCAGGCGGCCATATGCGCTCACCGCGACGGCCTGCTGCCAGGGCGCCCCTGGACCCTGATTGCAGGCCCCAACCTGCCGCAGGGGGATTTCGAGCGGCTGCAACAGTCGCTGCACGCACCCGAACTGCAGCTTATGCGCTTTTGCGACGACTTCGTCAGCCGCCTGGCCGGCGCCGAACTGTCCATTTCCCAGGCCGGCTACAACACGGTCATGGACCTGCTGGTCAGCCAGGTGCCCGCGGTGGTCGTGCCCTACATTGGCAGCGGCGAAACCGAACAGATCAGCCGCGCCCGGCACCTTGCCGAGGCCGGACGCGTCAGCATCGCCGACGAGGCAGACCTGTGCGCCGACAGCCTTCGTCACGCGGCCCATCAGGCCCTGTCCAGGACCGACCATGCGCACTCTAACCCCGCGCCGTTGCGCCTTGACGGTGCCCAGAACGCCGCCGCCGACCTGCTGCGCCTGCTTTCAGGCCAAGCAGCATGA